The proteins below are encoded in one region of Engraulis encrasicolus isolate BLACKSEA-1 chromosome 1, IST_EnEncr_1.0, whole genome shotgun sequence:
- the soul5l gene encoding heme-binding protein 2 translates to MLMFLGYAESSVGPSNSSTSFCTESKECLQFDLVCKTEDYEVRHYSPTRWVSTDAEAYFMGVGAAMAFRRLFQYISGSNEDGVKIEMTAPVLVRIPEETKMWEPAVYTLSFLLPSAYQDNPPAPTNDKLYFTEMPDMEVYVRSYGGWMLSVTSRLHAHLLTKELQRAQAKYNHTYHYGVGYDSPLKLLNRHNEVWYVSEDEPACGSPTPAPAGRSTP, encoded by the exons ATGCTGATGTTCCTCGGCTATGCTGAGAGCAGCGTTGG ccCAAGTAACTCCAGCACAAGCTTCTGTACGGAGTCTAAGGAATGCCTCCAGTTTGACCTCGTCTGCAAGACAGAAGATTATGAG GTGCGTCACTACAGCCCTACGCGCTGGGTGTCGACGGATGCGGAGGCCTACTTCATGGGTGTGGGGGCGGCCATGGCTTTCAGGAGGCTCTTCCAGTACATCTCTGGAAGCAACGAGGATG gtgttaAAATTGAGATGACTGCTCCGGTGCTGGTGAGGATCCCCGAGGAGACCAAGATGTGGGAGCCGGCCGTCTACACGCTCAGCTTCCTGTTGCCCTCAGCCTATCAGGACAATCCTCCCGCCCCCACCAACGACAAG ctgtactTCACTGAGATGCCGGACATGGAGGTGTACGTGCGCAGCTACGGGGGCTGGATGCTGTCCGTCACCTCCAGGCTGCACGCCCACCTGCTGACCAAGGAGCTGCAGAGGGCCCAGGCCAAATACAACCACACCTACCACTACGGAGTGGGatacgacag tcctctGAAGCTCCTGAACAGGCATAATGAGGTGTGGTATGTATCGGAGGACGAGCCCGCGTGTGGCAGCCCCACACCAGCACCGGCCGGGAGGTCCACTCCTTAG